A genomic stretch from Moraxella nasicaprae includes:
- the hemN gene encoding oxygen-independent coproporphyrinogen III oxidase, with protein sequence MSKYNPYANSTSMHFFGIDFDETLIKKYNQQAPRYTSYPTALEFLPIEADAEQQILSQQNPQTPLSLYIHIPFCRHLCYYCGCNKIITKKNSDAGDYLDYLFAEIRHKKSLLAGKKVKQLHLGGGTPTFLSDDELIRLWQFLQEEFDFDSEGDFSIEIDPRELGDNTLSVLKHLGFNRLSFGVQDLSETVQIAVNRIQPKSLIEAVMNQARHLQFDSINIDLIYGLPHQTTQSMKQTIDEIIKLSPDRLSVFNYAHLPERFAPQRRIDERDLPSAKDKLTMFGNIIETLTQAGYQYIGIDHFAKPDDSMAIAQRTGQLHRNFQGYTILGECDLLGFGVSAISQIGQHITQNPATLADYQQRIQEGLLPAIKHIQSQEKDALRRHVIMNLLCHDRMDFATIRQTFGIDAPTYFADELSELAKMVDDELLYIDETGVQILPKGRILGRNIAMIFDEYSTSKQGRFSKAI encoded by the coding sequence TATACCTCGTACCCCACCGCTCTTGAATTTTTACCCATCGAAGCTGATGCTGAACAGCAGATTTTAAGCCAGCAAAATCCACAGACACCCTTATCTTTATACATTCATATCCCTTTTTGTCGGCATTTATGTTACTACTGTGGCTGCAATAAAATCATCACCAAAAAGAACAGTGACGCTGGCGATTATTTAGACTATTTATTTGCTGAAATTCGCCACAAAAAATCCCTATTGGCTGGCAAAAAAGTCAAACAGCTACATTTGGGCGGAGGTACGCCTACTTTTTTAAGCGATGATGAGCTGATTCGATTGTGGCAATTTTTACAAGAAGAATTTGATTTTGATTCAGAGGGCGATTTTTCCATCGAAATCGACCCCAGAGAACTGGGCGACAATACACTAAGCGTACTTAAACACTTAGGATTTAATCGGCTTAGTTTTGGCGTGCAAGATTTGAGCGAAACCGTCCAAATTGCGGTCAATCGCATTCAGCCAAAAAGTCTGATTGAGGCTGTCATGAATCAAGCTCGTCATTTGCAGTTTGACTCAATCAACATTGATTTGATTTATGGTCTGCCCCACCAAACCACCCAAAGCATGAAGCAAACCATCGATGAAATCATCAAGCTATCGCCAGATCGTCTGTCGGTATTTAACTACGCTCATCTGCCAGAACGATTCGCCCCTCAAAGACGCATTGATGAGCGTGATTTGCCAAGTGCCAAAGACAAACTGACCATGTTTGGCAACATCATCGAGACCCTGACGCAAGCAGGTTATCAATATATCGGCATCGACCATTTTGCCAAACCTGATGACAGCATGGCAATCGCCCAACGCACAGGACAACTGCATCGTAATTTTCAAGGCTACACCATTTTGGGCGAGTGCGATTTATTGGGATTTGGCGTCAGTGCCATCAGTCAAATCGGACAACACATCACCCAAAACCCCGCCACTCTTGCTGATTATCAGCAGCGTATCCAAGAAGGCTTATTGCCTGCCATCAAGCACATTCAAAGTCAAGAAAAAGACGCCTTGCGTCGCCATGTCATCATGAATTTACTCTGTCATGACCGCATGGATTTTGCAACAATTCGCCAAACATTTGGTATCGATGCTCCCACCTATTTTGCTGACGAGCTAAGTGAACTTGCCAAGATGGTCGATGATGAATTGCTATATATTGACGAAACAGGCGTGCAAATTTTGCCCAAAGGTCGTATTCTAGGGCGTAATATTGCGATGATTTTTGATGAATATTCCACCAGCAAACAGGGTAGATTTTCCAAAGCCATCTAA
- the ppx gene encoding exopolyphosphatase gives MKTISTDTTERHAQLASAINDAAAIGKDELLGAIDLGSNSFHLAIARLDHGEVRKVASMSEKVQLAAGLDENNVLSEEAILRGLDCLHRFAQLVTEVNPDRLRIVATNALRKAVNAQEFVRRANQILPKPIEIIAGREEARLIYLGVSHSNASTDTRLVIDIGGGSTEFIIGQGFDPIETESLQMGCVSYTKKFFADGKITEEAFAAAAKHTQTELLTIAKRYKKVGWDNAIGSSGTIKAANLVLKELGFGGESVTLDGLLKLKKHLIKLGSIDKIDFEGVKAHRQAVFPAGVAELLEIMQVLQIDELGYSDGALREGVMYDMLGRLNQEDVRDRSVTALAERYSVDAKQAGRVMNRAARLFDEVKSVLGLSADSADLLRRTANLYEIGLAISHSNYQRHTAYLLEHSDIAGFSQVEQAMMAQIALHHRRKLKSDGLKIAENLGGRKLAYLCLLLRLAVQSSLSRTTKASPISLSVLSEEHWQVTVGAGLHEELIAEQLRLDAPNFAKWGVSLSVATL, from the coding sequence ATGAAAACAATCAGTACTGACACCACAGAACGACACGCACAGCTTGCCAGTGCCATCAATGATGCTGCCGCCATTGGTAAAGATGAACTACTAGGGGCGATAGATTTGGGTTCAAACAGCTTTCATTTGGCAATCGCTCGTCTTGACCATGGCGAAGTGCGAAAAGTGGCATCGATGTCTGAAAAAGTACAATTGGCGGCAGGGCTTGATGAAAATAATGTGCTCAGCGAAGAGGCGATACTGCGTGGATTGGATTGCTTACATCGTTTTGCCCAATTAGTCACGGAGGTCAATCCTGATAGACTTCGTATCGTGGCGACCAATGCCTTGCGAAAAGCGGTCAATGCCCAAGAGTTTGTCCGCCGTGCCAATCAGATTTTGCCAAAACCCATCGAAATCATCGCAGGTCGTGAAGAGGCTCGCTTGATTTATCTTGGAGTGTCGCATTCTAATGCCAGTACCGATACTCGTCTGGTCATCGATATTGGCGGTGGCTCAACAGAATTCATCATTGGTCAAGGGTTTGACCCCATCGAAACCGAAAGTTTGCAGATGGGCTGTGTGTCTTATACGAAGAAATTTTTTGCCGATGGCAAGATTACCGAAGAAGCCTTTGCCGCTGCTGCCAAACATACCCAAACTGAACTTTTGACCATCGCCAAACGCTACAAAAAAGTTGGTTGGGATAATGCCATTGGGTCAAGCGGTACGATTAAGGCGGCAAATTTGGTGCTAAAAGAGCTGGGCTTTGGCGGCGAAAGCGTGACGCTTGATGGACTGCTTAAACTCAAAAAACATCTGATTAAGCTAGGTTCAATCGATAAGATTGATTTTGAGGGCGTAAAAGCTCATCGCCAAGCTGTCTTCCCTGCTGGTGTGGCAGAACTGCTAGAAATCATGCAGGTGCTGCAAATCGATGAATTGGGCTATTCAGATGGTGCATTGCGTGAGGGCGTGATGTACGATATGCTGGGCAGGCTAAACCAAGAAGATGTCAGAGACCGTAGCGTCACCGCTTTGGCAGAACGCTATTCGGTCGATGCTAAGCAGGCAGGAAGAGTAATGAATCGTGCTGCCAGATTGTTTGATGAAGTAAAATCGGTGCTTGGTTTGTCTGCTGACAGTGCTGACTTACTACGACGCACCGCCAACTTATATGAGATTGGTTTGGCAATCAGCCATAGCAATTACCAACGCCATACTGCTTATTTGCTTGAACATTCAGACATTGCAGGTTTTTCGCAAGTCGAGCAGGCAATGATGGCACAGATTGCTTTGCACCATCGCCGTAAACTAAAATCTGATGGTCTAAAAATTGCCGAAAATTTGGGCGGTCGAAAGCTGGCTTATCTGTGCCTATTGCTTCGTTTGGCGGTGCAATCTAGCCTAAGTCGCACCACAAAGGCATCGCCAATTTCGCTTAGTGTATTGTCGGAGGAGCATTGGCAGGTGACGGTTGGTGCAGGATTGCATGAAGAATTGATTGCCGAACAGCTGAGATTGGACGCACCAAATTTTGCCAAATGGGGCGTGTCTTTATCGGTGGCGACTTTATAA
- a CDS encoding RluA family pseudouridine synthase, producing the protein MVNYTKSFAKRLQKNAKTMKNFQKNPKKPSKPAKSTNINPKHGQNSSIRQSSVQHQSHAKSTPNKHRPNQSADVAIDDFGRVNYLTVTANQAGQRIDNFLLARLKGLPRSHLYKLIRDDEIRINGKRCKPHMKLEIGDVVRIAPIRLTVKDEPVVSDTFAKGLLARIVHEDDGLIVLNKPHGMAVHGGSGESFGVIEAMRVVSEKKYLELIHRIDKDTSGLLLIAKKRSTLKQLQDDFRHKNIHKQYLCLVDGYVNKDQVIDASLLRYTLASGERRVRVSKGENAKPSLTKIKVLAQFELDGQPVSLVLAMPATGRTHQIRVHMASIGHALLGDDKYQKNQTAAIVGRLCLHAWQLNLPNDDASSERPVHFVAKLPDDFAKHLPASVLERFEHD; encoded by the coding sequence ATGGTAAACTATACCAAATCTTTTGCAAAACGCCTACAAAAAAATGCGAAAACCATGAAAAATTTTCAAAAAAACCCAAAAAAACCATCAAAACCTGCCAAATCGACCAATATTAACCCAAAGCATGGTCAAAATTCATCCATTCGACAATCGTCGGTGCAACATCAATCACACGCCAAATCTACGCCCAATAAACATCGCCCAAATCAATCAGCTGATGTGGCGATTGATGATTTTGGTAGAGTGAATTATCTGACTGTAACCGCTAATCAAGCAGGACAAAGGATTGATAATTTTTTGCTGGCACGACTAAAAGGGTTGCCTCGTTCGCACCTATACAAACTGATTCGTGATGATGAGATTCGCATCAATGGTAAGCGATGTAAACCGCACATGAAGTTGGAGATTGGCGATGTGGTGCGTATTGCTCCGATTCGCTTGACGGTCAAGGACGAACCTGTGGTCAGCGATACCTTTGCCAAAGGATTGCTTGCCAGAATTGTTCATGAAGACGATGGGCTAATCGTGCTAAATAAACCGCATGGCATGGCGGTGCACGGCGGTTCTGGCGAGAGTTTTGGCGTGATTGAGGCGATGCGTGTTGTGAGTGAAAAAAAATACTTAGAACTTATCCATCGCATTGACAAGGACACCTCAGGATTGCTGCTCATCGCCAAAAAACGCAGCACTCTAAAACAGCTGCAAGATGATTTTCGTCACAAAAATATCCATAAGCAGTATTTGTGCTTGGTTGATGGCTATGTCAATAAAGACCAAGTCATCGATGCATCATTGTTGCGTTATACGCTGGCTAGTGGTGAACGCAGAGTGAGGGTTTCTAAGGGCGAAAATGCCAAACCTAGCTTGACCAAGATTAAGGTGTTGGCACAGTTTGAGCTTGATGGTCAGCCTGTCAGTCTGGTGCTTGCCATGCCTGCCACAGGACGCACACATCAGATTCGTGTGCATATGGCATCGATTGGACATGCTTTACTTGGCGATGATAAGTACCAAAAAAATCAGACTGCGGCAATAGTTGGACGATTATGCTTACATGCTTGGCAGCTAAATCTGCCCAACGATGATGCGTCGAGTGAACGCCCTGTGCATTTTGTGGCAAAACTACCTGATGATTTTGCAAAACATTTGCCAGCATCTGTCTTGGAGCGATTTGAGCATGATTAA
- a CDS encoding acetyl-CoA carboxylase carboxyltransferase subunit alpha translates to MSKVWESVQLARHANRPLFLDYVAALFTEFDELHGDRAFADDKAIVGGLARFNGQPVMVIGQHRGRSTRERIAHNFGMANPEGYRKVIRLVQMAERFGLPVLTFIDTQGAYPGVGAEERGQAEAIAKSIAVFSSLGTSIIATVIGEGGSGGALAIGVADKVNMLQNSIYSVISPEGCASILWKTAEKAPDASDALKLNADNLYQLGLIDEVIAEEVPASEDAQPVMQALKKLLSEQLAELASLGKDELLLKRYDRLMQFNSTVSL, encoded by the coding sequence ATGAGTAAAGTCTGGGAAAGTGTGCAGTTGGCACGCCATGCAAATCGCCCATTGTTTTTGGATTATGTGGCGGCATTGTTTACCGAGTTTGACGAACTGCACGGCGACCGTGCATTTGCTGATGATAAGGCGATTGTCGGTGGGTTGGCTCGCTTTAATGGTCAGCCTGTGATGGTGATTGGTCAGCATCGTGGTCGCAGCACTCGTGAGCGTATCGCTCATAACTTTGGCATGGCAAATCCAGAAGGTTATCGCAAAGTGATTCGTCTGGTGCAGATGGCAGAGCGATTTGGTTTACCTGTATTGACTTTCATTGACACACAAGGGGCTTATCCTGGTGTTGGTGCTGAGGAGCGTGGACAGGCAGAAGCGATTGCTAAGAGTATTGCGGTTTTTTCTAGTCTTGGTACATCCATCATTGCCACCGTCATTGGCGAGGGCGGTTCTGGTGGTGCATTGGCCATCGGTGTGGCAGATAAAGTCAATATGCTTCAAAACAGCATTTATTCGGTCATCTCACCAGAGGGCTGTGCATCGATTCTGTGGAAAACTGCTGAAAAAGCTCCTGATGCCTCCGATGCTCTCAAACTCAATGCCGATAATCTATATCAGCTTGGGCTGATTGATGAAGTCATTGCCGAAGAAGTGCCAGCCAGTGAAGATGCTCAGCCAGTCATGCAAGCCTTAAAGAAACTTTTAAGTGAGCAATTAGCAGAACTTGCCAGCTTGGGTAAAGATGAGCTGTTGCTCAAACGCTATGACCGCTTGATGCAATTTAATTCAACCGTTTCTTTGTGA
- the proC gene encoding pyrroline-5-carboxylate reductase — MTDLFNGLQGKTIGFIGGGNMARAIIDGLLKANQEHQLGLNLGVSDPNKDSCQAFAEKGVKACQPQDAHQIIEEADVVVLAVKPQVMREVCASVIPHLSNQLVLSIAAGLSVETLSDMLGGYTNIVRCMPNLPASVGLGASGLYAKSVSDDNRQLADAIMQASGVTAWVDDEQLLHAVTAVAGSAPAYFFYVLENMIARAVQMGLSKQDAHTLAVQSLSGAGAMAMNANPATLREQVTSKGGTTAAALDSLYADQVGEAFAKAMQACSDRSVELGEILSQS, encoded by the coding sequence ATGACCGATTTATTTAATGGCTTACAAGGCAAAACCATTGGCTTTATTGGTGGTGGCAATATGGCAAGAGCCATCATTGATGGACTGCTAAAAGCCAATCAGGAGCATCAACTTGGACTGAATCTGGGCGTTTCTGACCCAAATAAGGACAGTTGTCAAGCATTTGCCGAAAAAGGCGTCAAAGCATGCCAACCCCAAGATGCTCATCAAATCATCGAAGAGGCTGATGTGGTGGTGCTGGCGGTCAAGCCGCAAGTGATGCGTGAAGTGTGTGCCAGCGTAATCCCGCATTTGTCTAATCAATTAGTGTTATCCATTGCCGCAGGTCTGTCGGTAGAGACGCTCAGCGATATGCTGGGTGGCTATACCAATATTGTTCGCTGTATGCCAAATTTGCCAGCCAGTGTTGGTTTGGGTGCGTCAGGATTGTATGCCAAATCGGTGTCTGATGACAATCGCCAATTAGCGGATGCAATCATGCAGGCATCTGGGGTGACTGCTTGGGTGGATGATGAGCAGTTGTTGCACGCAGTGACAGCGGTGGCTGGCTCAGCACCTGCTTACTTTTTTTATGTACTAGAAAATATGATTGCCAGAGCGGTGCAGATGGGACTGTCTAAGCAAGATGCTCATACATTGGCGGTTCAAAGCCTAAGTGGAGCAGGGGCGATGGCGATGAATGCCAATCCTGCAACCTTGCGTGAGCAAGTCACTTCCAAAGGCGGTACAACTGCTGCTGCCTTAGATAGTCTGTATGCCGACCAAGTGGGCGAGGCCTTCGCCAAAGCCATGCAGGCGTGCAGCGACCGTAGTGTTGAGTTGGGCGAAATCCTAAGTCAAAGTTAA
- the tilS gene encoding tRNA lysidine(34) synthetase TilS: MMILQQLEQAFEQAKARLVSGRLYLACSGGRDSLALAYACHQLYQAGVIDRLPILLHVHHGWQSVNDDWARLVQNWAVKHDFECQILSVQLEKLTETHARLARYEAFGQVLQDDDVLLLAHHANDQAETLLMRLIDGAGVSGLSAMKVWQAKSLGAKRFWLWRPWLSVLRDAISDYAAWYGLPYVDDPTNESDLFVRGVLRQQVLPVLTKLNPQAIANIAKSAALLGESAQIIQHAIQDWQPDIKEMTLLPYQAVLDIAQFNKMPAIMHASCIHDWLKRGAIQSPNGELIAQVSSLIQRVDNDHQSRLFWQDGEAGVMICRHQDKLYRYRYDVWLCQMQSCQIQWCDDRLMWCWQHLTLSWQIPDGHQLIKVEVVTRDDVVQIGKHTYRAKKLHQRLGLPVWLRSQLYQLTIVNHHQSSQYLIAPMMIWQIPTGEQCNMGVWRYFAPDTPNDVQ; encoded by the coding sequence ATGATGATTTTACAACAGTTAGAACAAGCATTCGAGCAAGCCAAAGCACGCTTGGTGTCAGGTCGTCTGTATTTGGCGTGTAGCGGTGGGCGAGATTCTTTGGCGTTGGCGTATGCCTGTCATCAGCTTTATCAGGCAGGCGTGATAGACCGATTGCCGATTTTGTTGCATGTGCATCATGGCTGGCAATCAGTCAATGATGACTGGGCAAGATTGGTGCAGAACTGGGCGGTCAAGCACGATTTTGAATGTCAGATTTTATCTGTACAACTAGAAAAACTCACCGAAACACACGCTCGTCTGGCTCGTTACGAGGCGTTTGGTCAGGTGCTACAAGATGATGATGTTTTATTGCTTGCTCATCATGCCAACGACCAAGCTGAAACCCTGCTGATGCGTCTGATTGATGGAGCGGGGGTGTCAGGACTATCAGCGATGAAAGTATGGCAAGCCAAATCATTGGGTGCAAAGCGTTTTTGGTTGTGGCGACCTTGGTTGTCTGTATTGCGTGATGCAATCAGTGATTATGCCGCTTGGTATGGATTGCCTTATGTGGACGACCCCACCAACGAAAGCGATTTGTTTGTGCGTGGCGTGCTAAGACAGCAAGTCTTGCCTGTATTGACTAAGCTTAATCCACAAGCCATCGCCAATATTGCCAAAAGTGCTGCTTTATTGGGAGAGTCTGCCCAAATTATTCAGCACGCCATACAAGATTGGCAGCCTGACATCAAGGAGATGACGCTTTTGCCATATCAGGCGGTGCTAGACATTGCCCAATTTAACAAAATGCCTGCAATCATGCACGCATCGTGTATTCATGATTGGCTAAAAAGAGGAGCAATCCAATCGCCTAATGGCGAACTCATCGCTCAGGTATCATCGTTGATACAACGAGTAGATAACGACCATCAAAGCAGGCTGTTTTGGCAGGATGGTGAGGCTGGCGTGATGATTTGTCGCCATCAGGATAAACTGTATCGCTATCGATACGATGTTTGGCTGTGTCAGATGCAATCGTGTCAGATACAGTGGTGCGATGATAGACTGATGTGGTGTTGGCAGCATCTTACCTTATCGTGGCAAATCCCTGATGGTCATCAGCTTATCAAGGTGGAGGTGGTTACTCGTGATGATGTGGTGCAGATTGGCAAGCATACTTATCGTGCCAAAAAACTGCATCAAAGATTAGGATTGCCTGTATGGTTACGCTCACAGTTGTATCAACTGACCATCGTCAATCATCATCAATCTAGCCAATACCTCATCGCCCCAATGATGATATGGCAGATACCCACAGGTGAGCAATGCAATATGGGTGTATGGCGATATTTTGCACCCGACACACCAAATGATGTACAATAG
- a CDS encoding RDD family protein yields the protein MSNHQVHSNTDQTTIAKPLVRIMAIVYDGMLILAMLFLVGAVLSVVGTLLFLNVGSSSQEAQSLPLWYQNLVMTPSFVLTLVGFYGIFWRKSGQTLGMQTWRLKTVDNQGNLLGWRLSFVRIISACLLPILCALIGSLIHGSRLAVLVATLMGFWFNYLFCLLNRRGLAVHDMLSGTVTLKVPKVKHETLWQMIRRKRR from the coding sequence ATGTCAAATCATCAAGTGCATTCAAATACCGACCAAACCACCATCGCCAAGCCATTGGTACGCATCATGGCAATCGTTTATGATGGCATGCTGATTTTGGCGATGTTATTTTTGGTGGGTGCGGTGCTGTCGGTGGTTGGGACGCTGCTGTTTTTGAATGTCGGTTCCAGTTCCCAAGAGGCTCAATCATTGCCACTTTGGTATCAAAATTTGGTGATGACTCCATCTTTTGTGCTGACTTTGGTAGGTTTTTATGGAATTTTTTGGCGAAAGTCAGGACAGACTTTGGGCATGCAGACTTGGCGATTAAAAACAGTGGACAATCAAGGCAATCTTCTAGGCTGGCGATTGAGTTTTGTGCGAATCATCAGTGCTTGTTTGTTGCCGATTTTATGTGCGTTGATTGGCTCTTTGATTCATGGTTCTCGCTTGGCGGTGTTAGTGGCGACTTTGATGGGTTTTTGGTTTAATTATTTATTTTGTTTGCTCAATCGTCGAGGGCTTGCGGTGCATGATATGCTGTCTGGCACAGTCACGCTTAAAGTACCAAAAGTCAAGCATGAGACGCTATGGCAGATGATTCGGAGAAAACGCCGTTAA
- a CDS encoding YggT family protein produces the protein MNTAPFILSNMLINFALMFLFLRFMTQFAQIDITNPFAKITHRLTKIVDVFSHIFPTVSKGRINTSALVLMFILYLVNVMVNAVILGKHITPLELFFVSSLSGVIKFLSLLRYTLLASVVCSWIVMFTQTGNGLVSLVMQLAEPIIAPFRRIVPNVGMIDLSFLVALFSLMLLEKFIGIIGHHLWQML, from the coding sequence ATGAATACAGCCCCTTTTATTTTGAGCAATATGCTCATCAATTTTGCCTTGATGTTTTTGTTTTTGCGATTCATGACGCAGTTTGCTCAGATTGACATCACCAATCCATTTGCCAAAATCACTCATCGCTTGACGAAGATTGTTGATGTTTTTTCGCATATTTTTCCGACAGTGAGCAAGGGGCGTATCAATACTTCGGCACTGGTATTGATGTTCATCTTGTATCTGGTGAATGTGATGGTGAATGCAGTGATTTTGGGCAAGCACATCACGCCACTTGAACTGTTTTTTGTGAGTAGTTTATCAGGTGTCATCAAGTTTTTATCATTACTTCGCTATACACTACTGGCTTCGGTCGTGTGTAGTTGGATTGTGATGTTTACCCAGACGGGCAACGGCTTGGTGTCTTTGGTGATGCAGCTTGCTGAGCCAATCATTGCACCATTTCGCCGCATTGTGCCAAATGTGGGCATGATTGATTTATCATTTTTGGTGGCGTTATTTTCATTGATGTTGCTTGAAAAATTCATTGGTATTATCGGTCACCATCTATGGCAGATGTTATAA